One part of the Marinobacterium rhizophilum genome encodes these proteins:
- a CDS encoding antibiotic biosynthesis monooxygenase, whose protein sequence is MDPTPQPSDPGINTTTAAGDAVTVVISRRIKPGKEKAFEQLNSAISEEAVHFPGFLGSTLFRPASSADPEYRIVFKFRSHEDLERWQQSAQRNQYLDAIEDCLDAPDSTQVLSGLVAWFSLPGQNPVKPPPKYKMAVVAWLAIFPLITLVSWLLGDALSHIPLLPRTLLMTIPITLLMTYVLMPALTKLLAFWLFPKRDKDER, encoded by the coding sequence ATGGACCCGACACCGCAACCGTCCGACCCAGGCATCAACACCACCACGGCCGCCGGCGATGCAGTCACGGTGGTGATTTCAAGGCGCATCAAGCCCGGCAAGGAAAAGGCGTTCGAACAGCTCAACAGCGCCATCAGCGAGGAAGCCGTGCACTTTCCCGGTTTTCTCGGCTCGACCCTGTTCCGCCCCGCCAGCAGCGCCGACCCCGAATACCGTATCGTGTTCAAGTTTCGCAGCCACGAAGACCTCGAGCGCTGGCAGCAGTCTGCGCAGCGCAACCAGTACCTGGATGCGATCGAAGACTGCCTCGATGCCCCGGACTCTACCCAGGTACTGTCCGGGCTTGTGGCCTGGTTTTCCCTGCCGGGCCAGAACCCGGTGAAACCGCCCCCCAAATACAAGATGGCGGTGGTGGCCTGGCTGGCGATCTTTCCGCTGATCACCCTGGTCAGCTGGCTGCTTGGCGACGCGCTCAGCCATATCCCGCTGCTGCCGCGCACCCTGCTGATGACCATCCCGATAACCCTGCTGATGACCTATGTGCTGATGCCGGCGCTGA